Proteins encoded by one window of Companilactobacillus ginsenosidimutans:
- a CDS encoding transglycosylase domain-containing protein, producing MKNLWNSIVNSIKGIKSWSDFATKANLTIEVIRRIVLYIIAGLFVMLSLAIGLGFGYVSALTNQVEVPNKQEMRSQLKDVNNSTSLYFANDEKVEDLQKTLVGNRVQLSQMSPYLKKAIVATEDSDFYKHSGVEPKSVFRAVLSDVTGIGAQTGGSTLTQQTVKMQLLSSETTWKRKAVEIFLAMRVDKYFSKDEILEDYLNAVTLGKNNKGQNIQGVQAAAKGLFGKNAADLNLAESAFIAGLPQSPSVYTPYDNHGKIMSDTSLGMKRKNVVLYRMLRDKKITQSEYDEAKSYDLKNDLLKPVKAPTHKIKYGYVYNLLTQQAQTIIVKRLAKNDGIAYKDLKKDKNLYNKYALQADTELHNKNYRIDSTIDKSLYRQMNAQVQSFQDNLGTTHSGSGVDPATGKTVKVSEPVQNGSVLLDNKTGQVLAFVGGVNFKKSQLNHAFSTNRSPGSSIKPLITFAPAIENGLIGSQTQLADFKTKFAKYAPTDYGETIQNRFISARETLEESYNIPSVNLYNYIRQQGVSSKKYMSKMGIHLTDSEYNQLGITLGGTDQGVTVLEQASAFSTFANKGQHVNPYVVSKITDPTGKVLYQHKHTKKKVFSKQTSYIIQNMLHGVVTKGTASALSYESNFSTKNLFGKTGTSNNYRDNWFLGSTDGVTLASWIGYDNFYHDNFNLSSNSTDINQELWSRMANAVYKENPGVMNVHKKFNRPDGVQSYKVDKETGTNTGTIEYNGMTSKVNQHTTQSLYYKGSPKNLTYDNFAIGGKAKNYKLFWNNYFGRDNGYGVVKRLNGSSKSASEIASENGSGRTSGFSNSANDSDSSDVTTTTGSTTTGGSRNSNNSTTANGNSETGTGSGAGAGAGTGSGSSVGGGSSTGETGGAGGGTTGETGGATGGGAAGGGILGGE from the coding sequence TTGAAAAATTTATGGAATAGTATTGTCAACAGCATAAAGGGAATTAAGAGCTGGTCTGATTTTGCTACAAAGGCAAACCTTACGATTGAAGTTATTCGTAGGATTGTTTTATACATTATCGCAGGACTCTTCGTTATGCTAAGTTTGGCAATTGGACTGGGATTTGGTTACGTTTCAGCATTAACTAACCAAGTTGAAGTACCTAATAAACAAGAAATGCGTTCACAACTAAAGGATGTTAACAATTCAACTTCACTTTACTTCGCAAACGATGAGAAAGTTGAAGACTTGCAAAAGACCTTGGTTGGTAATCGTGTTCAATTATCACAAATGTCACCCTATTTGAAAAAAGCCATTGTCGCAACTGAAGATAGTGATTTTTACAAACATTCTGGTGTTGAACCTAAGTCAGTGTTCAGAGCTGTTCTGTCTGACGTCACTGGTATTGGTGCCCAAACTGGTGGTTCAACGTTGACTCAACAAACTGTTAAAATGCAATTACTTTCATCTGAAACCACTTGGAAACGTAAAGCTGTAGAGATTTTTCTAGCTATGCGTGTTGATAAGTATTTCTCAAAAGATGAAATTCTTGAAGACTACTTAAATGCCGTTACCCTTGGTAAAAATAATAAAGGGCAAAATATCCAAGGTGTTCAGGCAGCTGCTAAGGGATTATTCGGTAAAAACGCCGCTGATCTTAATTTAGCTGAGTCTGCTTTCATCGCTGGTTTGCCTCAAAGTCCATCTGTGTATACGCCTTATGATAATCACGGTAAAATCATGAGTGACACGAGCCTTGGTATGAAACGTAAAAACGTTGTTTTATATCGTATGCTGCGTGATAAAAAGATTACCCAATCAGAATATGATGAAGCTAAATCATATGATTTGAAGAATGATCTTTTGAAACCAGTAAAGGCCCCAACTCACAAAATTAAATATGGATATGTTTATAACTTATTAACTCAACAAGCTCAAACTATCATCGTCAAACGTTTAGCTAAGAATGACGGAATAGCTTATAAAGATCTCAAGAAAGACAAGAACCTTTACAACAAGTATGCCCTTCAAGCTGACACTGAATTACATAATAAAAACTATCGTATCGACAGTACTATTGATAAAAGCTTGTACAGACAAATGAACGCACAAGTTCAAAGTTTCCAAGACAATTTAGGGACTACGCACAGTGGTTCCGGTGTTGACCCTGCTACTGGTAAAACTGTTAAGGTTTCTGAACCAGTTCAAAATGGTTCTGTCTTGCTTGATAATAAGACTGGTCAAGTACTTGCCTTCGTTGGTGGTGTTAACTTCAAGAAGTCACAGCTTAACCATGCATTCTCAACCAACCGTTCTCCTGGTTCATCGATCAAACCGCTTATCACATTTGCTCCGGCAATAGAAAATGGACTGATTGGCTCACAAACGCAACTTGCCGATTTCAAGACGAAATTTGCCAAGTATGCACCTACTGATTACGGTGAAACAATTCAAAACCGTTTCATATCTGCTCGTGAGACTCTAGAAGAATCATATAATATCCCTTCTGTTAACTTGTACAACTACATTAGACAACAAGGTGTTAGTTCCAAGAAATACATGTCTAAGATGGGAATTCATTTAACAGACAGTGAGTACAACCAATTAGGTATTACCTTAGGTGGTACTGATCAAGGTGTCACTGTTCTTGAACAAGCAAGTGCCTTCTCGACTTTTGCTAATAAAGGACAACACGTTAATCCTTATGTTGTAAGTAAGATTACTGATCCAACTGGAAAAGTTCTTTACCAACACAAACACACAAAGAAGAAAGTCTTCAGTAAACAAACTTCATATATCATTCAAAATATGTTACATGGCGTTGTTACTAAAGGTACTGCTTCTGCCCTATCCTATGAATCAAACTTCAGTACTAAGAACCTCTTTGGTAAAACTGGTACATCAAACAACTACCGTGATAATTGGTTCCTTGGAAGTACTGACGGTGTAACACTTGCTTCATGGATTGGTTACGATAATTTCTATCATGATAACTTTAACCTCTCAAGTAATTCTACTGATATTAATCAGGAACTATGGTCGCGTATGGCGAACGCGGTCTACAAAGAGAATCCAGGTGTAATGAACGTTCACAAGAAATTCAATCGCCCAGATGGCGTTCAATCGTATAAAGTTGATAAAGAAACTGGTACGAATACTGGTACCATCGAATACAATGGTATGACTTCAAAGGTCAATCAACATACTACACAATCGCTCTACTACAAGGGTAGTCCTAAGAATTTGACTTATGATAACTTTGCCATTGGTGGTAAAGCTAAGAATTACAAGCTATTCTGGAATAACTACTTCGGTCGTGACAACGGCTATGGTGTAGTCAAGAGACTTAATGGTAGTTCTAAGTCAGCTAGTGAGATTGCTTCTGAAAATGGTAGTGGAAGAACTTCTGGATTTAGTAACAGTGCTAATGACAGTGATTCATCTGATGTAACTACGACAACAGGATCAACCACTACTGGTGGTTCAAGAAATTCAAATAATTCAACCACGGCAAACGGTAACAGTGAAACTGGTACTGGTTCAGGTGCTGGGGCTGGAGCTGGAACAGGCTCCGGTTCAAGCGTCGGTGGTGGATCTTCCACTGGTGAAACTGGTGGTGCCGGCGGAGGTACCACAGGTGAAACTGGTGGAGCTACTGGCGGCGGTGCCGCTGGTGGTGGCATTCTCGGTGGAGAATAA